From the Helianthus annuus cultivar XRQ/B chromosome 17, HanXRQr2.0-SUNRISE, whole genome shotgun sequence genome, the window TAGAGGGGAAAGCATGGAAGGCAAACGGAAAAGGGATGAGGAAGCATGTACGAAACGGACACTCGAGGTAAGTGATTCTGATTTCACTTCTTAGCTTGTTTTAAATAAGGTAGTGTTCTAGATAATTGAGTATGTTACGAAGTCAATCCTGGATTTGGTTGAATGAAAACGATGGTTCTCGCTAAGTAGATGGAATGGGTCAAATGAGGTTTTGTTGTCATAACATAATGAAGTGTAAGTAAGTTTCGAACCTCTTTTTAGTATTTAGAAAGATTTGTCAATTTTGTCATATGTTGCGAATAGTGAGATATGTAAGAACGTAAGATCAAATGAAGTTCTAAGTTTAGTTTTGTGGTAATGGGTCAAAAATGTTAACTAAGTCGGAAAGTGTGTATTAaagatcaaacgggtcaaaactaggTAGCGGGGTAAGGTAAGGTTTCGACCATTAAGGCATGAGTGTTAGTATTAGAATGATTTGGGGGCTTGGACAAATATTATTTTACGTTTTGGGACGTTCGGGGTGCACGAACAGGGGTCGAAACGGTGAAAATAAGCAAAAAACGGAGTGCAGATCTGCAGAAAGGCGTCCCCGACGCCGCTACCAGCGTCGCCGACGCTGGTGGGTTTTGGTCGACGCCCTATGTTGCTAGTTAAGTCAGtttctttgttttctttgatTCTCGGGCTCCGTAAGCCCATTCCTAAGCCCCGTTAGACCCCCGACATGCACCCTAACTTTACCAAATAGTTGTGTGAGTTATGGATGAGTAAGGAACCCGTTTTAAAGCTTCCGAAATGCAACCCAAATTTAAGAGAGAGTTATTATCAAGTATGGGTAAGAAGGGAACTTGCTTGTGGGTATGCATAAGGATAAAATAAGTAGTTATACATGTGGGTATGTGTTTGATTGTATGTAAGTAATTGGAACTCGTAGGTGAGTATGACTATGAACGTGTAAGTATGGAGATTTATGTGTATGTAATTTACATGTATAGACGTCTGTGTTTAGGACTTGCATGTAATATTGTGTAAGATGTAAATTGTAAGTATTTGTACGAATAGAAAGGTATGTATGCATGAATTGGAATTTAAATATATGCACAAATGAATGAGACTTGTTTATGTGTATATGCGGACTTATTCATATGAATGAAATCTAACGATGCTAACCGTTTTTCTATTGAGAATGAAATGGAAGTGCAGGTATACTAATATTGGAAGTTGTGGGTTTGACACTAAAATCCAATGATGGTGTTCGAATGGATGGATGAATGGATTAACATAAACGAAAGCATGAGATGTTGACGCCTAACTATGCATGTTTAAAACTTATGTATGATGTCACTGGTTGCTAACGatgtgaatgtatgtggtgaatgcaggtgACGTGGACTTAGCTTCATTATGAAGAAAAGAGGAATTGAAGATCGAGTTAAGAGCGAGGGTTGTACGGGAAGGGATCGGTCACATAGTTTGACAAATATAAGTTTTGAAGCATTAATAAAATGGAACGTGGTAAATCCTTTTCAATGAATGTATGAAATTTTGTAGTTGAACCTTCATGTAAGTATTATGTCTAGTAAAGAAAGAAATTTTTGGGCTCTTATTTTCCGTTGTGTCGTATTTCAAGTTATTACACGTTAGTCTTACAGGGGATTGTTCAtaatacgaacgggtcatgcccgaattttgtaaataatagtaCTTATTTGGTATAAGAAATATGGGCGTTACAATTACCAAAAtggagtcactgtgggggagtaccccaaACTAAATAAAAGGGAGTTATATATGCTTCCTaatccattccaatcagtgacatgaagtGAGGTTAAGCATATTAAGGCTAAGGATTTTGagtaaattcaaattaaccatgatgcttttaatgattcagaggaatcacttatgttagagagaagtggggtcgcttcgaatggatttgtggggtgcgcaaatcctagagctctcgcagaaccaggctagtgttccagTACCATAATAGGGCACGACAATGAGGGGTTGGCAAgaccagggagagtattgtgtgaagtgtattgtcgtttacacaaatgtGGGGTATGTTCATGGACATCGCGTCTACAAACCACTAGtaagctaagtatgcttcaccaaagaaggttcaaaggcaacaacctacctatcttgcaatactcaactgtcgaagtttatcgttgaaaagtgtaaggaaaagatcgatttccatacatgtgggggatCTCTTGGAAATTcgatgaaaatagcatttttcatgtgggggattgttggaaaaatatgtgaaaatagcatttttcacaaatataggaaaatgatttttcctattttggactagaaataaatataataaaatgagcgggttttatatatttatttgtgggtttgtgttctatgttggaagagcttcgcaacgaactaaaccacgtccaaaacggaactaagatgaatgagatatcgatgctcaaagttgggtgtttgaaacattgaatgctgaaacaaaagggagagtagcaccttgtcccacataggaggagagatgaaacttaaatgggtatttaagtgggaactctccatccttattgtttcatggagcACCCTAACTTacactcgcactcgcactcgcacacgcgcgcacgtggcgtgggcgatgaggcgtaatgtggcgctttgatggcgcacttcgcacgctcgcatcgccacGAGctgcctttgtatttttgaccacgtGCGCGTAGTGGATCACAAGGGCTACAAGGACTAAGTGGTTGTAATGGTGTGCGGGTTGGAAGCGCGTGACGTAGCAGCCCGCGCGCGAGTGCGTGGTGCATGGGCCCTGTGGTGACGTGCGTGGCGCACCAGAGtcagccaatacggcgcgactgtgtggcgtgctcgtataggctcacatgtgacgtggcgcacgcgcatGGACCTGAGTCAGTGTGGCGCACAcacgcatggcagtgagccaaaagGACGCAGCGCGCATGAGCATGCTGACCTGGGCGCGCACCAGTGTGTCttgcgcgcgcgcagaagcttctaGCATTTAATGACGAAGCAGTTTTAGTTCTGCATTCGAAACTGACGAGTCAAACGGTTTTAACAgcgaattaaatgacgtattaaattgcattgaagacgtttaatgcaatttaaacctctcctTAATTACTTTTGACTGTTTCGACttaggagctgtataaatacagctccatacccagCTGCAGAGCAAACTAGCAACACAAAAGCATCACATACTTTCTCTCCACAGCATTCAGATCTTCTACTTGCTCTCTCTTCAAGGTAGCCTTCAGGTTGTAGGCCAGCACCGGCAGTAcgctgcttcggctgttgtaccctaggaaacaaaacgagtactcctgggagactcggaatttgttttaagggaagcgtgtgtaCACATGACTCAGcctttctgtttctactccttcttgtattttggtttatttcagttgtaattgtaattgtcATTAGTTTTCTTTATTTCTGAATTGTAATCGTataataaaatttgtttattttatttaaattacgcGAACAGTTCCTACATTATCTTAGTTTTTTCGTAAGCATGGTTCTTCGATCACATACCGTAAGTTAAGGGTCACATGAATATTATAGCATTAAAAATTGATTCTTTATCCATATTcatataattacactaaaaataactactttttctctcttcttttaattaaataattttttatacctttatcattatcttttctctcttttccactcacaaccacttctaaaaatactaaaaaaattatAAGGGGCGAACAATATTTCTCATATGACTAGTAACATTCTCATATATTTTCTCTTTTCCCTACTCACAACTACTTCAAACCAGTGTTGCAGAAGttgctaggcgctccctagtcggccgagtggggagttgggagtactcggggagtactcggagagtactcagACATGTTAAATATAAAGAAATTAATTATTGGATATTTTATGTGTCAAAATAAGTGTAATTCATGTCAAAATTAGCATAACTTATGTCAAAATTAGCATAATCCCGAGTGGTCGTCGAGTACGCTGAGTAGTTGACCAAGTAATCCGAGTAGTCGTTGAGTATTCCAAGGTTCCCACCAAGTATTTGACCGAGTATTCCGAGTAGTTGGCCGAGTATTTCGAGTAATCGCCAAGTAGGCCGAGTTTGACAGGCTCCGACTTATAAAGGCCGACTTATAGTAACTCTCCAAGGTAAGGTTCCGAGTAACGAGTAGTCgccgagtactcggccttggaatccgacttttacaacactgcttAAAACCACTAACAATCATTCCTATAAATATAAGTAACCTACTCACATATTTTTAGGGGAACCAATGAGAATGCTCTAATATTATCTCCAATGCATCTATTGAAGGGATGCTCTTACAAGCTCTTGAAGATCCTTACCATTGGAGTGCATCTATCCTAACATGCCCTTAGGTTAGATGCCCTTGCACAAGAGCATGGGTTTGCCTTGGTTCATGCGATGAGGTGGGcccaaagtaaaaaaaaaatgttttatttaaatattgtgtgtaaTGGATACGTGATGAGGTGGAAATTAAGAAGGGTAAGGATATTTGTAGGGTTGGAGATGAAATTAAGGTTTTTAAGGATTTGTAAGGATATTATGTGGCAGATGATGTGCCAGCTAAGGGCGTCTAAGGGTGCGTTTAACATTGGAGATAGTCTAAGCATTTAACTAGTTAAGGTTTTCATAGGACGTGGGTAGTGTGATTCTAAAAGTATTTAATATCAAAAGCACTAAAATTTTTAATACAACTATTTTATTGATACGGTGATACAAAATAAAATTGTTCCAACTCATAAACTCTATAATCTTCGGCGCACTCTAGCAAAACCAAACATTTGGAATTCGTTTTGCAATTTGCGGTCTGTGTTAATGTAAGAGAAAAAGGTTGTGCGTTCTCAGCACATATATCACCGAGACTCATGCTTTTGTTGAATCCAAGCAAGTTGAGAATGGGTGGGCTAAACACGTGTATAATATCTGATATGTCACGCCTTATGTTGGCAACCATGGTGTCCAGTCTTCAACGAGATCTAGAGTTCCAGCATATGACATGATTGTGTAACTAAGGGGATGTTCCAATAGTAATTCATCTGATTATCATGACTAATAGAGCCCGTATCTTTAGCATTAATTATGTGAATATTGTATTATTAGATAGTAATGATTCTCTCCAAAGTTAGGAGATCTGAttgtatttgtatatatattcTCGATTGTAATTGAAGGAGGACAAGGAATTTCATAATTCTACATGGTATCAAGCCTAAAACCCTAACCCTCCATCCCCTTTTGTGCCGACGCCCCCTTCCTTcgattctttttctttttttcccTCTGCCGACTGCCTCTGGTGCCGTCCCCACCTTCACCATAACCGATAATAAGCTTCATCCTACTGTAACGGTCACCAATATCAAAGCTGCTATTCCCATCATCCTGGACAACGAGGCAGCCGACTACAACACGTGGTCCGAGCTGTTTCGCATCCACTGCACGGCCTATCTGGTTTCATATCACCTCTCAAAACGACCCGAAACCACTGAGAAAACCTCCTCCTCTGACAAACAGCCTGCTGCACCTCCTGCTGCCGAGTCATGGGAGCGCCTTGACGCCATCGTCCTTCAATGGATTTATGGCACCATCTCTCCCGGCCTCCTCAAAACTGTCATCAAATACAAAACCACTGCTTATGATGCCTGGAAGGCCATTGAAGCCTTATTCCAAGATAACAAAGCGACCCGTGCTCTCTACCTCAAACAGAAGTTTTCTAATACTCGGTTAGAAAATTTTTCTTCTATGCATGCCTACTGTCAGGAACTCAAAGTTCTCGCGGATCAACTTGAAAGTGTAGACACTCCGATTGATGAATCGGACCTCGTACTTCAAACCTTGGTTGGCCTTACTGAACAGTACGAGACCGTGCAAACTGTTATTCAAAACACCAAACCTCTCCCCTCCTTCCTTGAGGTTAGATCCCAACTGTGCATGAGTGAAACCACCAAGGCAAATCAAGCTCTACATTCTTCCAACCAAACTGCCACGGCCCTTCATACCCAAACCCGCACCACCATGTCAACTGCCACTCAATCCTCGCCACCTCCTGATCCTCGGCCAGATTATCCGCGAGGACGTGGCCGGTCCCGCGGCCGTGGCCGTGCTTCGCCCAACCAGAATACCACCCGCAGCCGAAACACCAACTACAGCTACTCGCCTGCCCCATgtcgtgatgtcgtggtcacgatcaaatttaatccaattactactaagtagatagcggtaagtgggtatcgaacacagggagtttgtggaatatgtgttatttgagaATTTATCtagattaactaaattaaactaattgcaagaaaataaagttcaaaaattGATTTTAGTGAAATGGTTTTAAGACTAATTTTAACTAAATAAATTGCAAGAGAAAAGTTTGGTTGTaagcaaattagagacaaatgaccatcctagatttccggtttgtttcgacattcatattatcattccactagaaagaactacatagacatagctcatgtgtgattacttgcagtgatgaaagggaactaagtactcagattcctagaacgtgaggttgttacccgatgatcaatcaacccttacccaatcctaattctacccatgatatctcgattgccaacgacaccaagaacgtatggtttcaaactagattAACATAAGAATTAACAAGctactaacaaacaatcacacaccataacaaacaaacCATAAAGATAaggattgttattctagaaattagaAAATCAAACACGAAATGTCTCAAGCAAACCTTCAATCCAGGATGATCATAAAGTGTTTAGCCACACATGGCTCGAATCAACATCATAACAAAGGTATTATTGTTCATAAAGATCAAAGACAATAAAGCTAATGATTAAAAGATGTTCTTCCAGCTCCCACTCTCCAAGAAGCTCCGATTTTCGTTCCCAATCAGATAGTAACCCAATGGCAATGATGAGTCTCCATAAATTATCTTCAAATCAGCATTAAATGAGGAGTTACAAGAAAACATCAGtcggagccgtaacctacggctcccagccgtaggttacggctggcaatgggtcaacaagtcaacttggggccgtaacctacggccacctgccgtaggttacggctggCAGTGAACTTTACGGCGATTAGCCCCTGTTTTACGGTGGTCCTTTTTGGACAAGTATGGGAGCCGTACCCTACGGCAGGTAGCCGTAAGTTACGGTGCTGTGCATGGTGATTCTTCTTGTTTCTTTATCAACACTTGATTTCTTCAACACTTTGACTCCCCAACTTCTAGCATCCATTCGTGCCTCCTAAAACCCGCATTTTgagcactttaacacctgcataaTCAAACGTAGAGTGGTTACCAAGTTCGAGCAATTAACTGGGCAAAGTATGGAATTTTATTCTATTTAaagcacttaagggttgtcctacggaccacccgtcatatccccacacttacccgttgcttgtcccaagcaacccattcAAAGATTATTCACAAACACAAGCGATCAAtatgcaaaccaagctaaaatgtGCCGACCTTTTACTAACCTTCAATCGTACCACAAGACACTCCCCTCACAAAATTctctcggtgacaagaaaaattAGCATGTTGTGCTAATCCACTCAatgcgtatatgtgtgtgtgcgcgacaataagcttgtatgaaaatcaagtttcctcctaacaAATATTTAGCATGCTTCTGAATCAAAGAAACTTACGGGTTGAAACAGGGCTAGGTGCAAAGGTAGGGAAATGGTAGAATACATATGAaagagctaattgatttgacccggttttatTTCCACTACTAAACAAAGCAAACATCTATATACAAAACATCGTTAACTTCTAAACTACTCTTACAACGAAatacttctttttgtatttttctcatattttttttcttttatatatatatatatatatatatatatatatagaacacATCAAACTCAACCatatatacaagaacatcaatACTCCATACTAAATCTCCTAAACAGGGTCATCTCAAAAGGTAAAATTTTGTGGGAAGTAGGTTTGGGGCACAACCGAATGGtataaggctcaaacatggctttctaaagaccaaacccccacccctcacaataccaagctcatatatgtaaagtatgaggtccaacccaccaatcccgcaCTCTCACACGACTAGACGAGGCTTCCTAAGAGTCCCCTATCATTTTCAAAAGCATActaactctaggatttaacaagaattcacacacaagttctattaacgcACAACTCGACAAcgccactcaaacaaagaaataaCACTCATATGTGgctcaattctcaccaagaaaagactaAGAACGGGTGCCGGTGTGTCAAATGgcacaatatcaagttttcaaatttttacacttTTCGCTTGGATTTACAAAAATTTTtaatttctcaaaaatttcccccatccccacacttgggatacattgtcccaatgtatggttttgaggaaAAGATCGCTTTAACCAAAAACATCCCCACTTGCTTATACTCTCAAACcgcaaatttctttttgtattttttttttaatattattaaagaCACCACCAACTCTCACAACCCAACAACATATCAACATCAAACACCACCCAACCTCCCAACCAAAGCATAAACATACTAAGTAAACAAACACAACATGTACAAAGGAGCAAGATACGACCTGGCTAGTAGTATTTCGGCTGTGGAGGTCCGAAGAGGGATGTCATCATATCGGTATATTCACCAAAACCAAATGCTCCACCGCTACTGCTGCTTCCTTGATCACCACTTGGATTCGCCTGTTGGTAACTCATAGCATGTGGATCCACCCACTGAGAGTGATGCAATGGTGGGGTGGGGTATGACACACTACCATCATTCGGTGGCAATGTGGTGTAGTCCACAACGGGCGGATCTCCTACAACTGGTTGACCCGCATGCCATTGGTCATGCATGCGTCTCTGGCGATCATCTAAATAGCGGTTGTTTATTTCCTCTTCATGAGCATACCTATGAGCACGGTTCCATTGCTCATTTCTATCATAGTTTCTCTTGATAGCCCTTTCCACACTAGCACCCATGAAAGTTTGTTGATCAAAAAGCATCTAGTTCGGTTCACTCCATTCACCGAAAGTGGGTGGCCGCCTTTGTTCAATGATTTGGCCCATATCCCCCGAATGGGCCCAGTGCGGATCATAAGCCTGTTGTGCATAATCAAATGCACTCCCCACATAACTAGATTGTACACCAGCTCCCTGAACTCCCGCCTGACCGGCACCTTCTACCTGAGTATCCACCATGAAAGTGTCTTCACGGTAGTCATCGTCTCCACTCACTTCATCATCCGTTGTTTCGGGCTCGTCTGCCTCACCCGGTCGTAACGGTCTCGCATCCACTTTCAATGCTCTCCACCTTCTCCCATCTGTTTTTCAACTTATGAAACCTCTCCGACTCCTTGTAAATCCAACCTGGCCCAAGATTCTTAAGGTCGAATGGTCTAAACCTCTTGTAAGAACCTTTTTCGTCTCCTTTAATCGCCCCATATTTTTTAAGCAATGCCGTGATCAACCGGCAATGAGGTATAATCTTTCTTTCCCCACTATTCTTGCTCAACCAGATGTTATTCAATACTAGGAATCGGTATGGGACCTTGGGAGAACCATGCATCAGCATATATAGGATCGGTACCTCTTGGTGCCGCACTTCCATCTTGTCGCCCCGCCTCGGAACAACATTGTACATGCATAACGTCAACAACAAATTTGCTGCCATTCTTAAATTGCGTCGATATAACTTCCCATGTGTCGTGCCCGGAAGGAAGAGGTAATCGAGCATATTTTGCCATTGCGGATGCTGATTGGGCTCGTGATAGAGATCCTTGAGACTCGGGCAGATGTACTCATTGGCTGGCCCGTCATCAAACTTTGCTACCCGGCGCAAAGAGTCATAAGACATTTCTACTTTCACTCCATTACACCGTCCAACAAGTCTCATCTTGCTTGGGGCCTTAAACGGGGGACATTCAAGTGATGCCACCCATTCTTGAATCTGCTTGTCATACATCTTCTTTACTTCACCATCATAACACTTCATAGCAGCCCCCCAACCCAATGCGTTAAACTTAGCCGTGATCCCGAATGGCCCGAAATCGACCTCCCGTATCTCCTTTTCACAAATAAATGCTTCACCTCTTTGTTTCAAGTTGTTCATTTGTTCATGAAATAGATCTTCTCTCCATTCTACGGGTTGATCTAACAATGAACCGGATGTCCAATCCGGCTTCGGACCCCTTGGAGGTGCATCCTCCTCCGAGTCCGGGTCACCAACCCGGGTCAATCTCCTCCTCTTTTGTTGGGCATCATCCCCTTGAGGTGCATTAGAAGAACTTGCAATTCCTTTCCCCTTTTTCGTCACCATGCCTACACACATCCAAAACCACACAAACAATTCAAGTTAGTATTTTTACccaatcttccccacacttgcttcatgttatggatataaatgtgcaaaaacaaaaaacaaaaattcattctttcaaacaaaatttcaGCATGATGTCTCTATAAATCagaatttttccaaaaatttttcacTAAACATCAACACATTTATATCCATACATTCAATAGTTCACAAATTCCTACATCCATCATGTACTAGCAAGTGTGTAAGCAAAAAAAAGGATTGAAACTTACAAACCTCAATGTACATAAAAGAATAACAAGAAAATGCATACCTTAgtgttgtagaagatgagaatCACAAGAACTTGAAGTTcacacaaaaacccacaaaaagccCCAAATTTTCGGCACCCCCTAGGCCCAAATCCGACCCCAAATAAAGGAATCTTCAAGATACAAGTGTAAATCTGGATTCCTTGTGAAATTTCACCCAAAATAGACTCAAGAATCACTAAAAACGGGTTAGATTTGAGAAGGTTATGAAGATGTGAAAGTTATGGAGGTTAGGGTTCTAAGAGAAGAAATGTGGAGAAGAAAGGTTGTGGTTGGGGAATGATGTTAGAATGAATGGATAGGGTGGATTGGAGAGTTTTattggaattattattattattaatttgttattttcggatttattattattattatatattattattattttttattttatatgattGCCGACAAAATGAGGGTCCCAACACTTTACTgcgagccgtaacctacggcagggagccgtaggttacggtggtACCTGGAAGGATTGGGTGTCGCTGTAAAACAGACTCTGGGCACCGTAAGACTCTTTTTTACATGACtaccaccgtaagctacggcgtagagccgtaggttacggctctaACTGGCAACATTGACCCCCCCCCTTTTTTTATAGCTAAAAAAATTTTGatgttgtttttttcttttttttttaactttaataattttatgatttttgtggtttttctaacttatgaaaacatgaaaattatcaccctaccccccgttaaaaacccgtgttgtcctcaacactatgttCGGGAAATCTGTAAAactttccccacacttgtttcgaacaccgTTTTAAACGGAACTTATTCAAAACGAAATAAACTAAACTAAATATTTACaactaccaaacctgggcctctttcaCGTTTCTTCGTCATCCACCGGGCGTAAAATGTACCCCACTTTGTCGAGCTCGAGATTGTTGATATCGTTACCTTCCAAATACGGTTTGAGCCAAtgcccgttcaccgtttgttgcttATTTGTTTGTTCATCTTGAATGTCAACATCTCCAAACCTCCCCACTCTTCAAACAAcgtaaggacccatccacttGCTTTTAAGTTTCCCCGCGAACATCTTCAATCTTGAGTTATACAACCacactttttgacccacttcaaagttctttTTCCTTATCTTGGCATCATGAACTTTTTTCAGTTTGTCTTTATATGCCGAGGCACACTCATAAGCTTGATCCCTTATTTCCTCAATTTCATTCAATTGTAGCTTTCTCGCCCGACCCGCTTCGTCATAGTTTGCATTCaccgttttaattgcccaatatGCCCAATGTGCCAATTCCATAGGTTAATGACACCCTTTTCCGTAAACCATTCGATAAGGAGTGGTATCAAGTGGAGTTTTGTAAGCCGTTCGATAGGCCCACAAGGCATCAtcaagcttgcttgaccaatctttctgatccgttctcaccgtcttcATTAAAATTTCTTTAATTTGCCGGTTAGATACTTCcacttgaccactcgtttgcgggtggtatggTGTAGCAACGCGATGGTTCACATTATATCTTTTTAGTAATTTTC encodes:
- the LOC110873334 gene encoding uncharacterized protein LOC110873334; this encodes MVTKKGKGIASSSNAPQGDDAQQKRRRLTRVGDPDSEEDAPPRGPKPDWTSGSLLDQPVEWREDLFHEQMNNLKQRGEAFICEKEIREVDFGPFGITAKFNALGWGAAMKCYDGEVKKMYDKQIQEWVASLECPPFKAPSKMRLVGRCNGVKVEMSYDSLRRVAKFDDGPANEYICPSLKDLYHEPNQHPQWQNMLDYLFLPGTTHGKLYRRNLRMAANLLLTLCMYNVVPRRGDKMEVRHQEVPILYMLMHGSPKVPYRFLVLNNIWLSKNSGERKIIPHCRLITALLKKYGAIKGDEKGSYKRFRPFDLKNLGPGWIYKESERFHKLKNRWEKVESIESGCETVTTG